From one Esox lucius isolate fEsoLuc1 chromosome 11, fEsoLuc1.pri, whole genome shotgun sequence genomic stretch:
- the LOC117595289 gene encoding zinc finger protein 92-like, protein MPSSRQNLLGSVCLVFKASETFGEIRSEVNFAKMKSRLLRPGHILPVFNCPILQREDKPSLLLSFHTEPKQESLDSDCETQWALVDSEMTSLKLEDKSQTLGRNVTIKDEEEKNGVIINNGEGNLLNQDGIPEVETLGEKQPDDYNDNSHQCPHCEKHFLSLSQLKRHINIHTGERHYSCSDCGKSFIRSCDLTSHKRLHVGGKPYSCSDCGKCFIRPSGLTSHQKVHTDVTHKQSCCLFGQTSRFLIHTKRHTAVKSLSSDWGRDWKDQNYKVLLPSKFHNKLGICFGPLVQQFVQNK, encoded by the exons ATGCCTAGTAGCAGGCAGAATCTTCTCGGGTCGGTGTGTTTAGTTTTCAAGGCATCGGAAACTTTTGGTGAAATACGATCAGAAGTCAATTTCGCTAAAATG aaatcgagactcctcagaccaggccacattcttccagtcttcaactgtccaattttg cagagggaggacaaacccagcctgctgctctccttccacactgagcccAAACAAGAGTCACTGGATTCTGATTGTGAAACTCAATGGGcattggtggattcagagatgacatcatTGAAGCTGGAAGACAAAAGTCAAACGCTGGGAAGGAATGTTACcattaaagatgaagaggagaagaatGGGGTTATCATTAACAATGGTGAGGGGAATTTACTTAATCAAG ATGGGATTCCTGAAGTGGAGACTCTTGGAGAAAAACAACCGGATGACTACAATGATAACTCTCATCAATGTCCccattgtgaaaaacatttcttatctCTATCACAGTTAAAAagacacattaacatacatACTGGGGAGAGAcattactcctgttctgactgtgggaagagtttcattAGATCATGTGATCTTACTAGTCATAAAAGACTTCACGTGGGAGGGAAACcgtactcctgttctgactgtgggaagtgtttcattagaCCATCTGGACTTACTAGTCACCAGaaagtgcacacag ATGTGACACACAAACAGTCCTGTTGCTTATTTGGTCAAACATCACGTTTTCTCATCCACACCAAGAGGCACACAGCTGTGAAATCTCTCTCTTCTGACTGGGGAAGGGACTGGAAAGATCAGAATTATAAAGtcttattgccaagtaagtttcacaacaaactaggaatttgttttGGCCCATTAGTGCAACaatttgtacaaaataaataa